A stretch of Suncus etruscus isolate mSunEtr1 chromosome 9, mSunEtr1.pri.cur, whole genome shotgun sequence DNA encodes these proteins:
- the LOC126018655 gene encoding olfactory receptor 5W2-like — protein sequence MENCSVFTEFIFLGFSSRHDVQLGLFVLFLFVYVTTVIANLGMILLIKMDSRLHTPMYYILSNMSFCDVCFSSFISPKMLADFLSETKRIPYTACTIQMFAFCIFGDVEVLMLAVMAYDRYVAICNPLLYTVAMSKRLCTLLILLTYFMGLLDSAVHTFLAFQLSFCKSNIINHFFCDIPPLLALATSDTSINEIILFIFSTITLGCSFFTIFLSYIYIIATILRMRSAEGRRKAFSTCASHLCTVALLHGTILYMYSRPSSSYSMDTDKITSVIYTVIIPMLNPLIYSLRNKEVKGALRKTISTKLCHQ from the coding sequence ATGGAGAACTGCAGTGTATTTACTGAGTTCATTTTCTTAGGATTTTCTAGCAGACACGATGTTCAACTTGGGctctttgtattatttctctttgtttatgTCACAACTGTCATTGCCAACTTAGGGATGATCTTGCTGATCAAGATGGACTCCAGACTCCACACTCCTATGTATTATATCCTCAGCAACATGTCTTTCTGTGATGTCTGTTTTTCCTCATTTATCTCTCCCAAGATGCTGGCTGATTTCTTATCTGAGACAAAGAGGATCCCATATACTGCATGCACCATACAAATGTTTGCTTTTTGTATATTTGGTGATGTGGAAGTTCTCATGTTGGCTGTTATGGCATATGATCGCTATGTAGCTATTTGTAATCCACTGCTATATACAGTAGCCATGTCCAAAAGACTATGTACCTTGTTGATTTTACTCACATACTTCATGGGACTGCTGGATTCTGCAGTTCACACCTTCTTAGCTTTTCAGTTGTCATTCTGCAAATCCAACATCATCAATCACTTCTTCTGTGACATTCCTCCTCTATTAGCTCTTGCCACTTCTGATACATCtattaatgaaataatattattcatatttagtACAATTACGCTGGGTTGCAGCTTCTTCACTATATTCCTATCCTATATCTACATCATAGCTACCATCCTTAGAATGAGATCAGCTGAGGGGAGACGCAAAGCTTTCTCTACCTGTGCCTCTCACTTATGCACAGTGGCTCTCCTTCATGGCACAATTCTCTACATGTACTCACGACCCAGCTCCAGTTACTCCATGGACACTGACAAAATTACTTCTGTTATCTACACAGTCATCATCCCTATGTTAAACCCATTGATCTATAGCTTAAGGAATAAGGAAGTAAAAGGTGCCCTGAGAAAAACAATCAGCACTAAATTATGTCATCAGTAA